Proteins from one Anopheles nili chromosome 2, idAnoNiliSN_F5_01, whole genome shotgun sequence genomic window:
- the LOC128731598 gene encoding uncharacterized protein LOC128731598 produces MICTDDCTCSLCRELRGYKLKVKPTKPTDRSHADPGSQQQSQSKYCKNAKLTRNDNFILRRRTSSEYQRAPAGEEQHDPGAGYAQQQLLQQQHQGQRDGRHCQQLQSNRMKKAQSYNEIPNAGNGAGRSRYHPGGGPSSKMIKSTNNLTEEDDYYSYLPPSPPPPVTAGGAPVKNKIEKQKDHKVIIYFGDSIAHRKSDKTRPAPPPPSGTPPPPKVTELNVFHAQRLCEETAEMQQQRAEGGSSSSAGSSSCGVAISRPTVREALEKKPDQVGAKPGKEFMLQLKSVLEEKNRGVVDGGVPVPVAGDGSTAMLATSEDPKPKRNHTQVVEIRRVDKTVATDGATDTSLPSFVESVINGVINIKIEESFRVASDIVQAVFEDPGPDGANEYGYDDDDVGDPFDWSFVQNWRARPSGTTVAGSGQVSSTPNTPSNQSSIGLANNPTLAGSSGVSGAGGATGSANYPTSPNGLSPGNHYIASSNPVASPGARIQSPAIATPAPRVSKEIALRPANGNGADMRNYSLSPVSQPGGNGGQPNGEPPNGSQPSENGRKFHQSHGQPANGGHHAQQHPNGAVHHQHHSQQQQQQHQQQQQQQHHQQQSGPHRSVAGPTKLTVQSSPVKAQPAMVSAGLEKALAGSPGAGGTSNDKRSVNGNVINSVTTINEQPNSSSTGSNVSHLKQHFSQNHHAVPATYTHAAVTSGPTQPGAHLASPPQKGAPLGITRTHHHTGTHDFRGLQRVNECHSSSDENRSSGHASMSDTGHGSSSPGGGTRAGGPLGPLPEDRLAAGVTNRSARSRASSNHSRSRHRATPAKIPWGGGGLEDIKMAIQQLTMRSHTSTSTYSSLSAGSESSEPVRRLGRYSSLETVNTNVTSADEFVWVDSHNRLVELQHPPWSQHCVLRVIRTGRCREYAERVSVEAVPRLGYLLQRALVRVAREVQRLSGGLGLCSKHEVAGAFKIVLSPALSDSCIKACLRAAAMFAVPGDSALKQSKSARAGLQLPVGRFHRWMADARLGRFVHEYAAVYLCAGLENLLEEIFLQCLPTDPGAALTATGLEHAIAGSGDLWGLLQPYAHLNAGRVASGALTMPRWASQSSINSAGAGSGALEPCLLTTCVGSLGELKDLVGRAQQRSQHVPISQTAFRVLFYFMRCSQLEHNDVGAATNGTASNIQELCYERAYVVLPPLVEWLRVSSAHAEYRHALLIDKDDIMQAARLLLPGVDCPPRLIASEEELPSKRTPGLTGAQSISSSNHSGQTQPLHGSLTSNSSISTTGSIEDSSECGRRATYALAFRLMLTGRPELLIQALSLVPPTTRYDTLNHQGLTALMIAAVRNDETALQTLLDAGADPNVEVPSSGHPNCPAIHPETQHWTAVTFAACKGNYQALRILLERGAHVEGGARLSEDKCTLTPLQVASGSGIVEVVALLLAHGAHAFLSTQQKDLLCFSGTAQRGCYSAISVAAAHGQRVTLRKLLSHPLAPGSREVLSLEEMLAEGDGGNTRTQLERQPEAPPTLNKTQIKSLQEAMYHSAENNHLDITIELRALGVPWTLHCWMHALAAAHELRLDAVIDQLLQDFLQVCPDDYSQQFVTECLPLLFNIFRYSKKEGTTLLLADIFSTCFGWEPIKPIKEPVLQPSNGSRIDPKFVNNPELSDVTFRVENRIFYGHKIVLVTASPRLQSMLSSKLNEGTGTPTVQINDIRYHIFELVMQFLYSGGCNALDVVAADVLELMAAASFFQLEGLLRYTEARCADMIDIDNVVAMYIHAKVYNAQKLMEYCQGFLLQNMVALLTYDDSVKRLLFAKKIPNHDVLTGLLTTLQARIKARRISTSNSSTGNASTNGATTPNATPANRLSGNGKSK; encoded by the exons ATGATTTGTACGGACGATTGCACCTGCAGCTTGTGCCGGGAGTTGCGTGGGTACAAGCTGAAGGTGAAACCGACtaaaccgaccgatcgatcgcacgccGATCCCGGAAGTCAGCAGCAATCGCAATCGAAGTACTGCAAGAACGCTAAGCTGACGCGCAACGATAACTTCATCTTGCGCCGGCGAACCTCCAGCGAGTATCAGCGTGCTCCAGCGGGGGAAGAACAGCATGATCCTGGTGCAGGATATGCCCAACAACAGCTGctccagcaacaacatcaagGTCAACGAGATGGCCGTCACTGTCAACAACTGCAGAGCAATCGTATGAAGAAAGCGCAAAGTTACAACGAGATACCGAACGCGGGCAATGGAGCTGGCAGATCACGGTACCATCCCGGTGGTGGTCCAAGTTCCAAGATGATCAAGAGCACGAACAACCTCACGGAGGAGGACGACTACTACAGCTATCTGcccccatcaccaccaccacccgtgACCGCCGGTGGAGCACCGGTGAAGAACAAAATCGAGAAGCAGAAAGATCACAAAGTGATCATCTACTTCGGTGACTCGATCgcgcaccggaaaagcgataaGACGCGTCCGGCTCCACCGCCACCCTCGGGtacaccacccccacccaaggTCACGGAACTGAACGTGTTTCACGCGCAGCGACTGTGCGAGGAAACGGCGGAAATGCAGCAACAACGCGCGGaaggtggcagcagcagcagtgccgGAAGTAGCAGCTGTGGAGTCGCCATCAGTCGACCAACCGTGCGGGAGGCTTTGGAGAAAAAACCCGACCAAGTGGGTGCGAAACCGGGCAAGGAGTTTATGCTGCAGCTGAAATCGGTGCTGGAGGAGAAGAACCGTGGGGTTGTTGATGGAGGAGTGCCCGTTCCGGTTGCCGGTGATGGTTCAACGGCGATGTTGGCCACCAGTGAAGATCCAAAGCCTAAGCGGAATCACACGCAGGTGGTCGAGATCCGGCGGGTCGATAAAACGGTGGCTACTGATGGTGCAACGGACACGTCACTGCCGTCATTCGTCGAGAGCGTCATCAACGGTGTCATCAACATCAAGATCGAGGAAAGCTTTCGGGTGGCGTCGGACATTGTGCAGGCTGTGTTTGAGGACCCGGGACCGGATGGGGCCAACGAGTATGGttacgatgatgacgacgttGGGGATCCGTTCGATTGGAGCTTCGTGCAGAACTGGAGAGCCCG ACCTTCCGGGACGACCGTCGCGGGCAGTGGGCAGGTTAGCTCGACCCCAAACACTCCCAGCAACCAGAGCAGCATCGGTCTCGCCAACAACCCCACACTGGCCGGTTCGAGCGGTGTCAGTGGTGCAGGTggcgccaccggaagcgccaACTACCCAACCAGCCCAAATGGGCTCTCACCCGGAAACCACTACATAGCGTCCTCGAATCCGGTCGCATCACCGGGAGCTCGTATTCAGAGTCCAGCGATCGCAACACCGGCACCACGGGTTTCGAAGGAGATCGCACTGCGACCCGCCAACGGGAATGGTGCGGACATGCGGAATTACAGTCTGTCTCCGGTGAGCCAACCTGGTGGAAATGGAGGCCAACCGAATGGAGAACCTCCTAACGGATCACAACCGAGTgaaaatggacgaaagttTCACCAATCCCACGGGCAACCGGCTAACGGTGGACATCACGCTCAACAGCATCCGAACGGTGCAGtgcatcatcaacaccattcccagcaacagcagcaacaacaccagcaacaacagcagcagcaacaccatcagcaacaaTCAGGCCCACACCGTTCCGTTGCAGGACCAACGAAGCTAACCGTGCAAAGCTCCCCAGTAAAAGCCCAACCGGCAATGGTGAGTGCAGGACTCGAGAAAGCACTTGCTGGTTCTCCTGGCGCCGGTGGAACTTCTAACGACAAGCGCAGTGTCAACGGAAACGTGATCAACAGCGTTACCACGATCAACGAGCAGCCCAACTCAAGCAGCACGGGCAGCAACGTGAGCCACCTGAAGCAACACTTCTCACAGAATCACCACGCGGTACCGGCAACATACACCCACGCAGCGGTAACCAGTGGTCCCACACAACCAGGCGCACATCTAGCGAGTCCTCCTCAAAAAGGAGCACCACTGGGGATCACACGTACGCACCATCACACCGGTACGCACGATTTCCGAGGGTTACAACGCGTCAACGAATGCCACAGCTCGTCCGATGAGAACCGATCATCAGGACACGCCAGCATGTCAGACACGGGCCACGGAAGTAGTTCACCCGGTGGAGGAACACGAGCCGGTGGACCATTAGGTCCTTTGCCAGAGGATCGTCTAGCGGCTGGTGTCACGAATCGTAGCGCACGTTCACGAGCCAGCTCAAACCACTCACGATCGCGTCATCGTGCAACACCTGCTAAGATcccgtggggtggtggtggactcGAGGACATCAAGATGGCGATTCAGCAGCTTACGATGCGCTCACACACGTCCACTTCGACGTACAGCAGCTTAAGCGCCGGCTCGGAAAGCTCAGAACCGGTACGTCGGCTCGGTCGGTACAGTTCGCTTGAAACGGTCAACACCAACGTGACGAGCGCAGATGAGTTCGTGTGGGTGGATTCGCATAATAGGCTGGTTGAGCTGCAACATCCTCCTTGGAGCCAGCACTGCGTGTTGCGAGTGATACGCACTGGACGCTGCCGTGAGTACGCAGAGCGTGTTTCGGTGGAAGCTGTACCACGGTTGGGGTACCTTTTGCAGCGTGCTTTGGTGCGAGTAGCTCGCGAAGTTCAGCGACTTTCAGGTGGACTGGGGTTGTGCTCAAAACACGAGGTAGCCGGCGCGTTTAAGATCGTCCTTTCTCCGGCACTGTCCGATTCGTGCATTAAAGCGTGCCTTCGAGCAGCCGCCATGTTTGCTGTGCCGGGGGACAGCGCGCTTAAGCAGAGTAAATCGGCCCGAGCCGGGCTACAGCTTCCGGTGGGACGTTTCCATCGCTGGATGGCTGATGCACGGTTGGGACGGTTCGTTCACGAGTACGCTGCGGTGTATTTGTGCGCGGGTCTCGAAAACCTACTCGAGGAGATCTTCCTCCAGTGTTTGCCGACTGATCCGGGTGCGGCTTTGACTGCAACTGGGCTTGAGCATGCGATCGCTGGTTCTGGTGACTTGTGGGGGTTGTTGCAACCGTACGCACACTTAAACGCTGGCCGAGTTGCATCTGGTGCACTCACGATGCCACGATGGGCCAGTCAATCGTCGATCAACTCTGCTGGAGCTGGTTCAGGCGCTCTCGAACCTTGCCTGCTGACCACGTGCGTCGGTAGTTTGGGTGAGCTAAAGGACCTTGTTGGGCGCGCGCAACAACGCAGCCAACACGTGCCAATCTCCCAGACAGCCTTCCGCGTGCTGTTCTACTTCATGCGTTGCTCGCAGCTCGAACATAACGACGTCGGTGCTGCGACGAATGGTACGGCCAGCAACATCCAGGAGCTTTGTTACGAGCGCGCATATGTCGTCCTTCCACCGTTGGTAGAGTGGCTACGTGTTTCATCGGCTCACGCCGAGTACCGACACGCGTTGCTCATCGACAAGGACGATATCATGCAGGCAGCCCGGTTGCTGTTGCCTGGTGTTGACTGTCCACCACGATTAATCGCTTCCGAGGAGGAATTGCCCTCCAAACGGACCCCAGGGTTGACCGGGGCGCAAAGTATCAGCTCATCAAATCACTCCGGTCAGACACAACCACTGCACGGATCACTCACCTCTAACTCGTCCATATCCACCACCGGTAGCATC gAGGACTCCAGCGAGTGTGGTCGACGTGCAACGTACGCTTTGGCCTTCCGGCTGATGCTAACGGGCCGACCGGAGTTGTTGATTCAGGCGCTTTCACTCGTACCACCGACGACACGCTACGACACGCTTAACCACCAGGGTCTAACAGCGCTCATGATAGCAGCTGTACGCAACGACGAGACGGCCCTCCAGACACTGCTAGATGCCGGAGCCGATCCGAACGTCGAGGTGCCCTCTTCCGGTCACCCCAATTGTCCGGCTATCCACCCGGAAACGCAGCACTGGACCGCGGTCACATTCGCGGCCTGCAAAGGCAACTACCAGGCGTTACGTATTCTGCTTGAGCGTGGTGCCCACGTGGAAGGTGGTGCTCGGCTCAGTGAGGATAAGTGTACTCTCACGCCACTGCAGGTGGCCAGCGGTTCGGGTATCGTGGAGGTAGTGGCGCTTTTACTTGCTCACGGAGCGCACGCGTTCCTTTCCACGCAGCAGAAGGACCTGCTGTGCTTCTCAGGCACTGCTCAGCGGGGTTGCTATAG TGCAATCTCGGTGGCGGCCGCTCACGGACAACGGGTGACGCTGAGGAAGCTGCTGTCACACCCACTGGCACCGGGAAGCCGAGAAGTGCTGTCGCTGGAGGAGATGCTCGCCGAAGGAGATGGTGGAAACACGCGCACCCAGCTTGAGCGCCAACCGGAAGCTCCACCAACGCTGAACAAAACCCAAATCAAAAGTCTTCAAGAGGCCATGTACCATAGTGCTGAAAACAACCACCTAG ATATCACCATCGAGCTGCGTGCCCTGGGTGTGCCGTGGACATTGCACTGCTGGATGCACGCCCTGGCGGCAGCGCACGAGCTGCGCCTTGACGCCGTTATCGATCAACTGCTGCAGGACTTTTTGCAGGTGTGCCCAGACGACTACAGCCAGCAGTTTGTGACCGAATGCTTAccgttgctgttcaatattttCCGCTACAGCAAG AAGGAAGGTACCACGCTGCTGTTGGCTGACATCTTCAGCACCTGCTTCGGGTGGGAACCGATCAAGCCGATCAAGGAGCCGGTCTTGCAGCCCTCGAACGGATCACGCATTGATCCTAAGTTCGTCAATAACCCAGAGCTGAGCGACGTCACATTCAG AGTGGAAAATCGCATCTTTTACGGACACAAAATCGTTCTCGTCACCGCATCTCCGCGTCTGCAGAGCATGTTGAGCTCGAAGCTGAACGAAGGCACCGGCACACCGACCGTGCAGATCAACGATATTCGATATCATATATTCGAG CTGGTGATGCAGTTCCTGTACAGTGGTGGATGCAACGCTCTGGATGTGGTAGCTGCCGATGTTCTGGAGCTGATGGCAGCGGCCAGTTTCTTCCAGCTGGAGGGTCTCCTGCGCTACACGGAGGCCCGTTGTGCCGATATGATTGACATTGACAACGTAGTCGCCATGTACATACATGCGAAG GTCTACAACGCCCAAAAACTCATGGAGTATTGCCAGGGCTTTTTGCTGCAGAACATGGTCGCTCTGCTGACCTACGATGATTCAGTAAAGCGGTTACTGTTCGCGAAGAAAATTCCCAACCATGACGTACTAACCGGACTGCTGACCACGCTGCAAGCCCGCATCAAGGCTCGCCGTATCAGCACGTCTAATTCGAGCACCGGAAACGCGTCTACGAACGGCGCGACCACACCCAATGCAACACCGGCCAACAGGCTGTCGGGAAACGGAAAGTCTAAGTAA
- the LOC128731603 gene encoding syntaxin-12, protein MSREGLGLPRGIGQRDYGAMNSTATTSDGNFGGFSPTEFISLSESIAANTIFVKQSWQFLEKANRTLGTAKDNQSLRDKINDIQTGTNQRIATTTKDLQRLTVVVRGGDKQQKLQVEKLTSDFKQVVQFYSKSQQSIAAKMKQVFLVNASQVDDLMSSSSIGGDSSILGTAEQQQQLQKQKQLQQSLQFEQDMLLEREQRFQEIEANVLDVNHIMRELSNITTQQSEVIDTIENSIGRTVDNVESGAEELVKAAEYQNRYRRKVLILLIIAVILGLVVTGIIVSKLKS, encoded by the exons ATGTCAAGAGAAGGACTCGGATTGCCTCGTGGGATCGGTCAACGAGATTACGGTGCGATGAATAGTACGGCGACCACATCAGATGGGAATTTCGGTGGTTTCAGTCCCACTGAGTTCATTTCACTCAGCGAGTCCATCGCGGCCAACACGATCTTCGTAAAGCAAAGCTGGCAATTTCTAGAGAAAGCTAACCGCACACTCGGTACAGCAAAGGATAATCAGTCCCTGCGCGATAAGAT CAATGACATCCAAACAGGCACGAATCAGCGCATCGCTACCACGACCAAGGATTTGCAGCGGTTGACGGTTGTCGTGCGAGGTGGGGACAAGCAGCAAAAGCTGCAAGTCGAAAAGCTTACTTCTGACTTCAAGCAAGTGGTCCAATTCTATTCCAAGAGCCAACAG AGCATAGCCGCTAAAATGAAGCAGGTGTTTCTAGTAAATGCATCACAGGTGGATGACTTGATGTCTTCCTCTTCGATCGGTGGCGACTCCAGCATTCTGGGCACtgccgagcagcagcagcaactacAGAAGCAAAAGCAGCTTCAACAGAGTTTACAATTTGAGCAGGATATGTTGCTCGAGCGTGAGCAACGCTTCCAGGAAATTGAGGCAAACGTTCTCGACGTAAATCATATCATGAGAGAGCTGAGTAATATCACAACTCAGCAGAGCGAAGTGATCG ATACAATTGAAAATTCGATCGGACGTACAGTGGATAATGTAGAGAGCGGTGCAGAGGAGTTGGTGAAAGCGGCCGAATATCAGAACAGATATCGGCGCAAAGTGTTGATCCTGCTGATAATCGCTGTGATACTAGGGCTCGTTGTGACTGGCATTATCGTTTCAAAGCTTAAGAGCTAA